The Hordeum vulgare subsp. vulgare chromosome 4H, MorexV3_pseudomolecules_assembly, whole genome shotgun sequence genomic interval TGACTTACGTCAGAAAACACTAGGTTTGGATGGAGATCACATCAGCAAAGTTGACCATATTCTGAAAAATCACTCGGGCATTGGCATGAAGAAACTAAGGATTGAACTTTTTGACTGTGACAAGGTTGATTCCTGTTATATCAGTAGTTGGCTTCGTATTGCTGTTACAGCAGGAATTGAAGAACTCACCCTTTATCTGCCAGCTGTCCCTGAGGACGAAGCATACTACAGTTTCCCATGCTCGCTTTTATTTAATGGGAGTGAAAACTCGATTCGGTATCTTGACATAGGCATCTGTGCCTTTCGTCCCACGGTTGGGCTTGGTCACTGGAGAAGCTTGACAATCTTATATCTGAGGAATGTGCTGATTGCTAACAATCAGCTAGAGGGCCTTCTTTACAATTGTGCTGCATTGGAGCATTTGGGACTCCTGAATTGCCCTGAGATAGTTTGCTTGAAGATACCTTGTCTGATGCGGCGGCTTAGGGTCCTGAGATTGACTGTATGCAGAAATCTGCAAATGATAGACAACAGTGCTCCAAATATCTTCATTTTTGACTTCTCTGGTAGCTTAGTATCAATTTCATTAGGAAGTGCATTGCAAGTAAATAATGTGTGCATGGAGTGTTTAGAATTCGGTCAGTCCAACATCGTCTTGCATGCTCGGACCAAGCTTCTAACCTATGCGCCAAATGTTGAAACGCTTGTCATATCCTCGCTTAATGAGGTATATTCTGAACGTTTAGATGAGTATAAGGGGTT includes:
- the LOC123447470 gene encoding uncharacterized protein LOC123447470 isoform X1; this encodes MKPQGGSVAPICNPKGLSSQQDDGSQGVKVIPSLDDLLEDICRRIHARMPLRDAAHLGCASHTFWRSWRCYPNLDLRQKTLGLDGDHISKVDHILKNHSGIGMKKLRIELFDCDKVDSCYISSWLRIAVTAGIEELTLYLPAVPEDEAYYSFPCSLLFNGSENSIRYLDIGICAFRPTVGLGHWRSLTILYLRNVLIANNQLEGLLYNCAALEHLGLLNCPEIVCLKIPCLMRRLRVLRLTVCRNLQMIDNSAPNIFIFDFSGSLVSISLGSALQVNNVCMECLEFGQSNIVLHARTKLLTYAPNVETLVISSLNEVYSERLDEYKGLGIMARRRQGQRGAQV